A genome region from Gadus chalcogrammus isolate NIFS_2021 chromosome 7, NIFS_Gcha_1.0, whole genome shotgun sequence includes the following:
- the sat2b gene encoding diamine acetyltransferase 2b translates to MDFKIRAAKQEDCKEISRMIIELAVFEKMQDQVKISTQELERDGFCSSPRFECQVAEVSEEHKSSQGYTVVGFVLYYYTYSTWMGPTVFMEDLYVMPEYRGKGIGKGLMSKVAQVGKEKQCTRLQLAVLDWNTRSLDFYIMKGARNMTASEGWHALRFDGEALDKLAAEAPKDYKSDLDTN, encoded by the exons ATGGATTTTAAAATACGCGCCGCTAAACAGGAGGACTGCAAAGAAATATCAAGGATGATAATA GAATTGGCTGTGTTTGAGAAGATGCAGGATCAGGTCAAGATATCCACCCAAG AGTTGGAGCGCGATGGGTTCTGCAGCAGTCCTCGCTTTGAATGTCAAGTGGCAGAAGTTTCTGAAGAGCACAAGTCATCCCAAG GATACACCGTTGTTGGGTTCGTCCTTTACTACTACACCTATAGCACATGGATGGGGCCGACGGTGTTTATGGAGGACCTGTATGTGATGCCAGAATACCGAG GAAAAGGCATTGGCAAGGGTTTAATGAGCAAAGTGGCACAG GTGGGGAAAGAGAAGCAGTGTACTAGGCTTCAGCTGGCGGTGCTGGACTGGAACACCCGGTCGCTGGACTTCTACATCATGAAGGGCGCTCGGAACATGACCGCGAGTGAAGGCTGGCACGCCTTAAGGTTTGACGGGGAAGCTCTGGATAAACTGGCCGCAGAAGCCCCCAAAGATTATAAATCAGATCTAGACACAAATTGA